The genomic window GCTAACTGCTCCTTTTACTGCAGATACACTCAGAATGTGTTGGCATTGATTTGTTTCTTTGCAACTGGTCATATGATTGTTTAATGGCTTTGTAACTGAAAATCTTATTGAAATATATTATATTGGTGATGAATACTGTTAATACTTAACTGTTATTCCACGGAGCACACTGAGATTGCATGTATTTTTAGAGCTGTCATAGCTATTGGTGACACACATATATGACTTTGCTAACAGTTGAGACAAAGGTAATAACCAGTATTTAGCTTTGACTATTCTAGCAATGACAGCAATGTCTTGTTCTGACATGTCTCATTCccaaaaaaggagggaaagtgCGTAAGCACAGGAATATGTAAAAAGGTGTAAAACCTACACATGATTTTGCTGCCTTGATGTGGTCATAAGTTGGCatgtcaaaaaaagaaaggtgaagcTGCACTCTGCTTGGAGGGTAAGATGATGAATACCTACAAGTTTCTTGGTCTGCTGAGGGAAAATTTCTTGCACAATCATCTTCCCTAGAACTGGCTCAAAGAAAGAGCTGGTATCAGTCAAGCACTTCCTCCAGCGCTCAGCTGGGATCTgtaagaacagagaaagaaatagacACATGAGAGTGAGGACAAATAAATATGAAGTCAGTAAAAAGATATGTAGATGTGCAGTCAGTAGCATACACATTGGTGTCTAAAAATGACAGCAGTGAATAAGTAATGTAGTTCTATTTAAGCTATCTCAGAAAGATTTAATCAATTAAAACACTGACTTCCTTATGATTTACTCCATTTATTTTCACTCAAGATGAAGATTCATATGCTagctgagaaaaatacataGAAGAAAGGTGATCATCTATATTTTGTTCACTAGTCCATGACACAGTGCACTCAGCTTCTGTAAAGTTTCGTGTATCATGTCTGCTCACATATTTccttgagaaaaagaaagaaattaatggcCTAGTGAGAGtagatttccccccccccaaaactaAGAAACTCCATATAGACAAGGCATCAAGAGAACATTCAGAAGACATGACCTATGGCGTTCAGCTGCTAGGGAGGCTGAAGAAGGTGATTAAAGACTAACTCACCATTCTAGATCCCATTTTTCCATAAAGAATCTTATATAGGTCCAGGCGTACATCTTGGAATCGACTATCAAGGGCTGGGGAGAGATTCCCAACCAGACAAACAATCATATAAATGTGAAGGACCCTGTaggaaaatgacatttaaaaaggaagaaggttGAAGGCTAGTCACTCTAAACACAGAGGCAAGGCAAGAGTCAAAGGAGTACCTTGAGGCAGAGGAACCCTAGGAACCTGAACAACGTCAACGAAGTACTCCGAATAGGCTACACCTGTGGTTATCAAAGGAGGATGATTTGACAGAAGTCAACCAAAGAAACCCCAGAACACCATTGAGACTCAAGGGGTAATTGCCTGCGGGGGCACAGGATTCTTTATGGGAAGTAAGAGAACGATAATTTTCAGGACTAGGTGAAACTTATTAAAGAATATTTGAGAGGTCTGTGGGATTCTGAGAGACTTCATTACAGCATGTTTATGGGAAGGaccaaaggcagggaaagggaaagatcGTGGTGGATTGGGAGAACATACATgggaaaatggagaggaaaggTGGTAAGAGAGAATGGTTGAGTGTAAATCTGTGGCTTGCCAGGGTGTCTATCTGACTGAGCCCTGCACATTGTCAGTAGGATATTCCCTATTTTATTAAATACTATTCTTAACTAACATTCTATTTGTTGTGTTTGGGGATGGATCTGAATACTGGAGAGATAATGAGTCTGAGAGTTGACTGTGGGAGGGACTTTTGTTCGAGCTAGTTGCTGGAAAGAGAAGTCTGAGAGTTGGCTATTGGAGATACTAGTGGTTTGGACCGGGTACTGGAGAGATCTGCTTATACATATGTGTTTTTAACAGGAAGAGACCAGAGTAACTGTAACCAAAGTAGGGCTGCAAGACTTAGGGGCTCATATCCAGGTAATATACACAAGTGCCAGCAGCTATGGACACCAGGGGATCTAGGGTTAGCTTCTGGACAGACTGAATAGCTAAGACCAGCTACTGGAGTGATCCATATTTTGTGTGTGCAAATATGTATTTCGCTAGTATAGACCAGTCCTGATTAGCTGGAGCTGGGGAATAGGATCGGGCTGTCTGAGCTGTTCGTGTTTATATTAGTGTTACAGCAAAGGTGCTGTGTTCCATCTCTACTGATCACACTtgcacagatacacacacacacacatatatatatgatatatttttatatatgtgttcGTATATGGTGCATGCATATGCAAGCCTATTGGGAATATGTGCTAAGCCTAAGTACCGGTCAAATCTGTGGATATAGAGCCACAGTAGCCTTGCAATTGTTAGACTACTGGATTCAGCAGCCTCTAACACAGACCTATTTAATTCATGGTATctgaagtaaatatttcttgGGGCATGAACAACTACAGCCACAGATATGGACTACTCCTACCTTCCCTTGTGCCATTTTTCGATGAGTTGTGACATGCCTCTTAAGTAATCCATGTCATGCACTGCAATTGGCTGAGAAAGGTTCATTGGCATGGGATGGAAGACAGCCTGGAGACATGACAGCCAGTCAATAGCAGGTGCATTTTCCTGGAAGTAAAACAAAGCTTACATACTGAACTATGAATCTAAATTGACTCATAAGAAATAATAGAGAAATAGGATAATCTTTCTAATACTGTTAAGAGATACTTTCAACAAGTCCAATTGTTTTTATGATGTGTATATTGATTGTAGTAGAAAAGGAGAATTGActtttttaaagggaattagcacaggagaggggagagaattTTGGGCCTGAAAAAATCCAACTGCTGTCAGTTAAAGATCCTAAGTTTATAAGTTATTTCAAGCTCAACAGGCTCCAAGTCTAAGTTGCAAGACAATGGCATCTAAAAACAGTATctcctttgtcttttgatctgGATCTTCACAATTTGAATGTCACATGTAATCATGTTACTTAAGTTCTAAGGCATAGATACCTGTAGCTCTCTAATGGTGGTGCGAAAGAACAGCATCCCGCTCTCCTGTCTTTTCTTCAACGGGGTGACAACTCGCTGGAGGTTAGAGATGAAGGCCAAGGTAGGGGAAAAGGAATCAGGGGGACCATCCTGTGTCTCTCCAAGTAGGACCCCCAGTTTCCTCAAATATGAAAGATACACACGGAGAACCTGCAATACAGACTGTATGATCAGTGGGAGGAACATGACTGAAAATTAATAACCGCATTCatccgtccatccatccatccatccatccaacCATCCATCTTCACCATATAAACCTCAATCTTTCAAAACTTCTTGAGACCCACCCCTAAAACTGTCTTCTCACTGCAACATTCACAAGTGAAGTACAGTTTCTCAGGTATAGTTCCTCTCTCAGTGAAGAACACTGAATTCcccaaagattatttttgtcaCAGCATACAATTACTTTAAATACTAGAATAATTTTAGAGATGCGGGCCTGCCACCTCTGGAAAGAAATGTAGTGATATAATGAGCCAGTATTTTTGATTGAGAGAAAATGTCAGCTTCTAGTTTCAATCTTTATGAGGTATCAAAGGAATGCTTGTGACAGGTAGACAGGTTTAGTTTTCTTTGAGGACTCTTCTGAAAGACTCAGactgagaaactgaaaacaactCAGTGTTTACGAAGttcagaaaaatgtcaaattaattttgttacaATAACTCTAAGGGTCAAAGAGCTTGTTTCCCTAACTTAtgtttgaacattttaaaataactataAAAATGCTAGCTACCTCTGCCCCCAATACACAGATTTTGTTATAAAGCTTTACTTTGGacaaagagattttttaaaaacattcattCAAGGTGAAACGCAAAGGGAAGGCCATGTTCATATTACTTGGCAAATATAAACTACAATTTTAGCATTCTGGTTCTATATAAGAAGTTTTAAACCTGGCATCTAAAATGGGTTACATTTTACGAACTATCTTTTCAGAAAAGTAGAGTTctgtaaagaattccttccGGAGTCATCTTCAGAGGTGACTGACCGTAACCCATGGAAATAGACCACTCTGAACCAGGAGGCAATTCAAGGAGATCCCTTTACCAAATAGCCATTTTTACCTTGCTTCAGCCTCTGATATGTTACCTcaagataatttttctctttgaattcACTCTCAGGTGGCAACTCAAACTCAGGATGGTCAATCTGCAAAAAGGagtaaaggaaaaacatctCACTATTTCCAGAAACCCTGGAAATGTGAGAATATGCTCCGCAGGCTTTGGTAATTTTTGTATTATGGAATTTGAAATGTTAATATAATTTATGTAATAAAATCAAgagttttactgaaatttagGAAAACTTTCCTCAGAGAAGAATATAGGCTTAACTTGAGCAAGCCTTGGTCTGACTCTTTACTCATGGTGCTTCCTGGTAGTGCTCTTTCTTTAGCAAACTCACCTGAATGATATTGGTTTTGGGGTCAGAAGGAATAGGTCCCACGTGGACtctgaaaaagggaaaggtgTTGTATCTGCCCATAAGAATCTGAAGAGTTTcattaaaatcttttgtttcCTCCACATCTGTGATACTCCATCCACCAACCTagagagggagggagacagCAAGGCTGCAGGTGAGAAAAACTTGCTTGATCcatatttacaaaatttttttcACACCTATGAGCTTAGTCATTATGACAACTGTGAGGCAACAAAGCAAATAGCAATGGGGGAACTTGTGAAGAGCTCTGATGGCTTTAAAATGACCTGACACTTTCCCTCAAGCAAAGCAATGAACTGAATATGACACAAGGAAAATGAATTATAATTATCAGCAGAGCAAGGTGTGCAGGAAAAATAAGCTAGATaagcaggagagaggaaagacgTCTCATTTTTCTAAAGGCATCCAACAACCAGAACAACCAGGAATCAGGGCTCACAGGTCCCACTTCCCTGGCAATCGGATTCACAGGTGGGCCTGTAGTTCCTTCTGCTGGAAAGTTCTGCACCCTCCTTGGAGATAAGACATAAATGCTCTTTTGCTGGCAGGAAGATGTATAACCCTCCATGGCACTAAGAGGAGTCTTCcagaatggaaagagaaaaattttattctttaaacaAGCTCCCTTGGAAGCCTGGACTACTGGATGGCCATCAGAGTTTAGATATAAAAATTTTAGCTGTTTGCAAGATGTTCCCTGGCCTGTAAGTCAGATACTATTGAACTAAGCTTCTGAGATTAAACACGATCCCTCTTTGTAGTCTTGGTTTTTTGACCATCCTTAAGTCATGTATACAGTTATGAGGAAAGATTCAGATGATTTTCTGATGTCAGAAAATCAGATATTGAAACTGCATTTAAAGCTAGAAGATTTATCGCTTAGAAGTCGTGTTGCGAATCATGAGTTTATTTCAGGGCCAGATGCTAGAAAAATTACATCCTGTAGGACCATATGACCCTAACTGCACACTTTCCTTCTTGAAGGAATTATCTtctgaaaggagaggaaatagCACTAATATTCACCTGATTTAGGAGGTCCTTCAATGGCTGAGCTCCTTGAGATTCTATCTGTTTGATATTCATGCAGGAACGATAGAATTGCATTGCTTTCTCCTGGGCTGAGCCTCTTATCCCAAACTGTGgactctctgaaaaaaaaaatattaaacatttaaaaagtggtttaaaaaagaagttgagACAGTGTTAAAGCAGAGAACAGTTGTAAGAAAATACTACGCTTTGATTCAGAACATTTCAATAAATACATCCACATTTCCCACAGCAACTCAAAGCAAGGGGCCTTCTAGTGCCACAGCTCTTCCTGAGGCCAAATATGTGACATTCTTTGCATGGaaacaggagcacagcaggaagATGGTGCATATTTAAGTTCATATCTGTCCTACATGGAGACAGGCCACATCACTAGAGTGCACATTCAGACAAGCACAGCAACAAGTGCTTACTTTTACAAGACAACAAGAAAATAGTTTGAGTTGCtgtcagaattttaaaatgtgactttCATCTGTTACACTTGGTAAGggtaattaaaatgtttaaaatgcagCTATTGTAATATGATATGctcaaaaataaatctgtaccTGTAATGATAGAAGAACGAAGAGATAGGACTCAGTCCCTGTTAGGAATGATTGTGCTCTCAATTACTAGTACTCTCAGCTCTAACTGAGGCAGTTGCTGAAGGTAACACACCAATCATCTGTCCCTACCTAAAAGCCTTTTCAGGATCAACAGATTTTCTTCCAACAACACATCAAATACATTTAGTGATTCTTCTGCGGTTCTGCTTGAGTGTATGCCTTCCCAGTTGCCACAGGCATATTTGTAGAAATCCTCACAGGGCTCTACAGTGTCATTCCTAGAATTCAGGAGTCTTTTCAACAGAGCAAGACCTGGCTTGACATCACAGGATCCTGGAGAAGAAGTAAATAGGAGAGAACTGAGCAGTAGCAGTGGAGAGTGAGAAcaactccaaacaaacaaataaatgaactaaaaacagaaacaaaatacctaaaaaaccaaaccaaccaaccaaccaaacaaacagttCTCTGTGGGACATTTCCTccaaaagatttatttttggtGCAAACTCCTTTCCATGCAAAGTGTTAAATTCCTTGTAAGTCTTTGCTGAATATGGAGTGAAATGTCTTCTGTCTTTCACTTCCCAGGAGGATTGTCTTTGCACTTTATAAGGGAGATTCTTCAAATAAAGGGCAAGTAATCAGTCCAGAGGTGGTGTTCTCTCTTTGTACTACCTAGGCAATCACAGTTAGTATTATTCTGCCttcttaatgtcttttttctgAATCAGCCACATTTGGCCTAACAATAAACAAGAAGCAACTGATAGTTTCAACACATGATGCAAAAGAAAGACATAGCACAGCAATAGTAAGGTCATAAGATTAAAACATGGTTTGTTCAAGTATGGGAAACATACctcagcaatattttttaaaagaggacAAAAACTTTCTATAATATCTTACTTTGATTTGTGACTCCCTTTATCTAAACTGCTGCAAATCACTGGGTATATGTTCTCATTTTGGTTCAGTGTCTTGTATCGACATCAGATCAGATCAATTATTTACTGAAATAAGCCACCTGTAAATTAAAGTGAGACTTTCCATACTATGGTTTCAACAGTTGACATGGGAGAAGGTTGGCAGAGTGGAAATAGACAAGATCTAAACTAACAGTTTTTTCTTGGTCTATGTAGTGAATGGCCTCCAACACATAACAAGagctaaagaaaaatgtcaggTAGATGAATAGAAAAAAGCTAGGTAAAGGGtcaaaaatgcttattttggAGTGTCTGCATCCACCAATATAAATGCATCTTCAGTATTGAGCATTCTATATGCTCAGACATTGCCATGAACCATTCTCTAGATAGTTCTTTAGCAAATTTGAAAGGcaaattaatatttctgctCTATGCTCAGAGCTTCTCCATTAGCAAAAGACTATGAGTTTTCCTTTTACACTGTGACTGCACTGACCTGTGCTAGAAAATCAGGACTAGACTTAAGCCAGAGATGAAAAGGTGGAGGAGGAGCTCCAAACACCAGATTCTGTTCACTTTCCTGGAAGTGACTACAGACAGAACAGAATATGTTGATGAGATGCAAAGCAATATAATGATGCTCTCTCTGAAAACTGGGCTCAGGCATATCGAAtagcaggcagaggaggacagATGTGGAGGATCTCTCCCCAAAGAAGAGGTAGGAAAATGTAACTTTTACAAAAGATGTTATGGTTCCCAGAGATTCTGAAAGTCTGGTTCTTAACATTGATGCTAAGCTTAGTACACGATGGAGGCAGACTGGAGAGAAAGGGATCTTACAAATGGGGTggataaggaagaaaaggaaaggatatCCCATATTATACCTAGAGCACAAGTCATCACGATGTAGGTGATAAGCAGTGTAAAGCCAAGGACAGTACTGAGAATAAGTGTACACAGAAGTAGGCTTTTCCCCTGAAGGCATCGTTCTTTCTTTGCACCTGTTCTCAGCTCCTCGTCACAGGtctgaagagacagaaaaaatgaagaaagaaaaatttatattaaagtTAGCACTGATAATATACTCCATCTATTAATCATGGATTAGTGTCAGAACACCAATAGTCATCCAAGTCATCTAAGTGACTGTACTCCCAGGggctttctccctttctttgtTTCCCTGTCTTTTCAAGCTACAACTGTTGCACTGAGCTACTAATTATATATTGAAAATGCAGCTTGCAGAGGAGGCTTGTCCCTCTTTAGTTCACTCTGGTTTGTGGAATCCCCTTGCATATACCTCCTGAAGATATCAAAGCCTTTTTGAGTCCATTTAAAGCTAATGATGTGATGTCTAGAACTGATGGTTCTTTATTCTGTTACAGTCTGGCAACCCGAGCACTAATTCCAGATCTCTCCTCAAGAAACAAGTACTGCATCCTAAGCCCTCTAGCCTGGTTCAAGTGAGAGAAAAGATTTGCTCTATTCTATAACCTCCAGTAAGCTGTAAGTCACTGAGAAAATCTTGTATGCAAACATGTTTTATCTCACATAAATTTAGTTGTTTTCATAATGTAGGTGTGTCTTTTTAGTCAATAGAGAAGGCTAAGCACCTTATGAGTACACCTTCTATTTTGGATATCTGTCTTACGATGAGCTGAAGCATCCTCCAGagttacctttctttttctctcttgactGCAAAGGAAGATACATGATTATCTAACATCTACCTGGATAGTTAGATAACATTTACTCTGTGTGTTCACTCCTGCATATTTTAATGTACATAAGATGGAGAACAGCAGTTTACAAAAGAACAGACATCGGAATGCATACTGATAATataaggaaagggaaagaactgaataaaatgaaaggtAGGATGACTGAATAAGAATATACATTaagaaaagggagggaggaggcagaagggGGAAAACCCCAGAAGATGATGGAAAACCCTGGATATAGCAAGCAAGGAGTAAATCTTATAGCTGTGAAAGCTGATTGAAGAGTTACTTGGAGAGTCCTGCATGCCAGTGTCAGGGCCTGGTTGATGCTGTCCCCACAGGCTCAAGCTTAGCACCCTGTTGAAGCCTGGTTCTCTGATAAAAGAAAGCTATTTGAGAAACCTTGTCAAGCCTTGTAACTCTTTGAGGAAAAGTGAGAAGCAGCCTCAGTGAACATGTCAAATTTTTCACTTGGCAGTTTCTTTTTGCAGCTCTCATGCGTGATCTCCATCTGAGCTATGCTGCAGTGGCAGCCATGTCTTCATCTGGACATGCATCCCATTGATCTGGATCCTGATCTTAATCTATAGACTTGATTCTGTAGGTTTGAGCTTGGACCTGCCTGTCAATCTACATTCTTGATTGACCCTGCCTACTGTCACCAGACCTGCATATACCCTGCATTTCCATCCTGGGTGGGGAGAGCTCCCCTTGCTGACTGTCTTTGCTTCCTGCTTTCTTTGTCATGATTCTTAAGTCCCAGACTGCCATCCCTTTTCTGACCTCGCTGCTCCCTTATATGCAGTACATACCCCTTCACTGAAGGAAACATTAAGGAAATGAATGAGTCTGCTGTTAATCATCCGGACTAATATACTATGTACAATTCCTGTACAAAAACattaacagaacaaaaaacacaaaaaacaataGGAAAAGAGACCTCATTATTTCATATCTTtcaaacatgtattttattcaATTAATTCAGAAGCCTTTCAAAAGCTTACTTGACTCCTGGAAATTGCTAACAAGGGTTAAGTGCCtaactgcttttctcctttaaaatcCTATTATCCTGACTTCTTTAGGCAGGATGCTGAATAACTAAATGGAAAGCATGTACATACAAGTGAATCCTGGCATTAGAAGGTGCTAGATACAGAACATGATCATACTGGCACTGTTCGAAATATAAAGGAGGACATCCAAATTCCTTTCATAAGTCCCTGtagcaaaacacttcaggtTTTACTCCTAGAGTAAGAGAGTAGGTATCACAATTTAACAGTATGGTAGGGACGtgagtaaaagaaaattagctTAGCtaattttgagaagaaaaactaTTCTTCAACATGCAAGCCCCCAGCTTTCACCATTTAGGAGGGAGTGAATGATTCACATTCACAATTCTTTTGACTTCTCTGTTGCAATAGACTTCttgtttttcacattaaaaatctGGCTTGTTCCTACTAcgaaatatttataattttgcaATACTTTGGTTTCATGTTATCAGAGGacatctgtctctctcttttgaGTAATAAGTGGCATGGCTGTGGAGACACTAAGAAGAAATTGGTGTTTCAAGACTGTCAGTGCAATTTCTTATGACCTTCTGGTTAAGAGTAGGTCTATATCAAGCCTATACattatgtttcttttgaaatgcaaaatacatcaaatagtagattttaaaaatctgtaagaaaaaCAGGACTGTCGCCCTCAAGTCTCCAATGTGAAACAACTACCTTGCTAAGAACAATATGCCTCAAAATAACAGCATACCAAAAAgaagtgacaggagaaggggctATGTACCTCCACTTAGAAACTGGATTATGGTCTGCGCTATACGAACTATAAGgataaaaattttattcaaaCACTTCCCTTCCATAAGGAATGTCTTTCTAATCTTGCCTCTGTAACTAGGTCTGGATTTGAAAGATTTTATGTGGACCTACATAAACAGAGATAAAAGAGGAGGGCAATCATACTTAGTTGTCCTTTCTATCTTTTTCATGacaacagcttaaaaaaatctaGACAGACAAATGCCCACTCCTTCAATACTCCTACACAGATACTGACCTGGGTAAAATCCCTTCAGACTCTTTATCTAGAACAAACTTCA from Chiroxiphia lanceolata isolate bChiLan1 chromosome 2, bChiLan1.pri, whole genome shotgun sequence includes these protein-coding regions:
- the KEL gene encoding kell blood group glycoprotein isoform X1, encoding MSTPPETCDEELRTGAKKERCLQGKSLLLCTLILSTVLGFTLLITYIVMTCALGSCDVKPGLALLKRLLNSRNDTVEPCEDFYKYACGNWEGIHSSRTAEESLNVFDVLLEENLLILKRLLESPQFGIRGSAQEKAMQFYRSCMNIKQIESQGAQPLKDLLNQVGGWSITDVEETKDFNETLQILMGRYNTFPFFRVHVGPIPSDPKTNIIQIDHPEFELPPESEFKEKNYLEVLRVYLSYLRKLGVLLGETQDGPPDSFSPTLAFISNLQRVVTPLKKRQESGMLFFRTTIRELQENAPAIDWLSCLQAVFHPMPMNLSQPIAVHDMDYLRGMSQLIEKWHKGRVLHIYMIVCLVGNLSPALDSRFQDVRLDLYKILYGKMGSRMIPAERWRKCLTDTSSFFEPVLGKMIVQEIFPQQTKKLAEQMFSEIQDALYDRLDELEWMDEQTRQSAKISVSKLQVEIGYPAHTLQTAKVNLEYQNLEINEDTFFLNVVACLKILRENSYLKPLQHHPQNKWHVYPWSVHSYYSIRHHMVVFPAGMFRSPFFHTEFPSAVNFGAIGVFMAHEILHSFYGYVLPEGCPTCNRSALQKSIDCLVEQYESYSFNVSGTFTLLENTADTGGLTIAYQAYKNWQKKHKEEKDLPKIGLSHDQLFYLSFAHAMCGHQEPEKLQFSLNTDPHSPLPLRVCGPVSNSEDFSKLFRCSSGSPMNPDNKCRVW